From a region of the Sphingopyxis sp. YR583 genome:
- a CDS encoding VOC family protein, producing MTNAMTQGAHHIGLAVRDVAEARDFFVEAIGFTVAAERPDYPAIFVSDGTTLLTLWQVADPASATPFDRRANIGLHHLALRVADLDALRTVFARVQGHPGAVIEFDPEPIREGATTHHFICAMPGGIRIEFATPFA from the coding sequence ATGACCAATGCCATGACCCAAGGGGCGCATCACATCGGATTGGCCGTCCGCGACGTGGCCGAAGCCCGCGACTTTTTCGTCGAAGCCATCGGTTTTACCGTCGCTGCCGAACGCCCCGACTATCCCGCGATCTTCGTCTCCGATGGCACCACCTTGCTCACCCTTTGGCAGGTCGCCGACCCAGCCAGCGCGACTCCGTTCGACCGCCGCGCCAATATCGGCCTCCATCACCTCGCGCTCCGCGTCGCTGACCTCGACGCGCTGCGCACCGTCTTCGCGCGTGTGCAGGGTCATCCCGGCGCCGTGATCGAGTTCGACCCCGAACCGATCCGCGAAGGCGCGACGACGCATCATTTCATCTGCGCGATGCCCGGTGGCATCCGCATCGAATTCGCGACTCCCTTCGCCTGA
- a CDS encoding MipA/OmpV family protein, with the protein MTMPNLTNFFRVPRPVHLLPLFAAFAFTAPAAAEDAPLPYEITVTTPDAGLATGIDEEPARYLQNTDIDENILLPGARTDDDDSERKWSRDYIAVAAGVLNTPDYNGSDDRRFLPAFYLRGRISGFSFSTRGTNFQVDLIRHRRGQKVDWKFGPIISLRGDRSGSVKNPQVDALPDRKMAVEAGFFTGVTKTGVVTSAYDQIGFRFVATKDVSGRHGSWTASPTIDYGTPLSKRAYIGVSASVNFYGKGFGRYYYDIDPIGSAASGLPVYTGAGTKATAGKYTLGMAGAYALSGDLRKGFVLIGGAQYGRLLSRFADSPIVKDAGSADQWLFGGGLAYQF; encoded by the coding sequence ATGACCATGCCCAATTTGACCAACTTCTTCCGCGTCCCCCGCCCTGTGCACCTCCTCCCGCTTTTCGCCGCCTTCGCGTTCACCGCGCCCGCGGCCGCCGAGGATGCACCACTGCCTTATGAAATCACAGTGACCACCCCCGACGCCGGGCTCGCAACCGGGATCGACGAGGAACCCGCGCGCTACCTCCAGAACACCGATATCGACGAGAATATCCTGCTTCCCGGCGCGCGCACCGACGATGATGACAGCGAACGCAAATGGTCGCGCGACTATATCGCGGTTGCCGCGGGCGTGCTCAACACGCCCGATTACAACGGCTCCGACGACCGCCGCTTCCTGCCCGCCTTTTACTTGCGTGGGCGGATCAGCGGCTTTTCCTTCTCGACGCGCGGCACCAACTTCCAGGTCGACCTGATCCGCCATCGCCGCGGTCAAAAGGTCGACTGGAAATTCGGTCCGATCATCAGCCTGCGCGGCGACCGCTCCGGCAGCGTCAAGAATCCGCAGGTCGACGCGCTACCCGACCGCAAGATGGCGGTCGAAGCCGGCTTCTTCACTGGCGTCACCAAGACGGGTGTCGTTACCAGCGCCTATGACCAGATCGGCTTCCGCTTCGTCGCGACCAAGGATGTTTCGGGCCGTCACGGCAGCTGGACCGCCTCGCCGACGATCGATTACGGTACCCCGCTGTCGAAACGCGCCTATATCGGCGTGTCGGCGTCGGTGAATTTCTACGGGAAGGGTTTCGGCCGCTATTATTACGACATCGACCCGATCGGCAGCGCCGCGAGCGGGCTTCCCGTCTATACCGGCGCTGGAACGAAGGCGACTGCAGGCAAATATACGCTCGGCATGGCAGGCGCCTATGCGTTGTCGGGCGACCTTCGCAAAGGCTTCGTACTGATCGGCGGCGCCCAATATGGCCGCCTCCTTTCGCGCTTCGCCGATTCGCCGATCGTCAAGGACGCGGGCAGCGCCGACCAATGGCTCTTTGGCGGCGGGCTGGCCTACCAGTTCTGA
- a CDS encoding pyridoxamine 5'-phosphate oxidase family protein: MAQNYRHILFDDAVKSEQERHGSRASYAKMDASADGTPDTLTPREIAFIEERDSFYMASVNPEGWPYMQHRGGPAGFLRHIAGNRIGFADYRGNKQYISTANLKGNDRVSLFLMDYPNKERLKLVGHAHSVELADDPAAVTALMPDGYRATPERAFFIDVIGWEWNCSQHITPRFTEAEISAAIRPMADELNQLRAEIAALRAEKDAK, from the coding sequence ATGGCTCAAAATTACCGGCACATATTGTTCGACGATGCGGTAAAATCCGAACAGGAGCGCCATGGCTCGCGCGCCTCCTATGCCAAAATGGATGCCAGCGCCGACGGCACCCCCGACACGCTGACGCCTCGCGAAATAGCCTTCATCGAGGAACGCGACAGCTTTTATATGGCGAGCGTCAATCCCGAGGGCTGGCCCTATATGCAGCATCGCGGCGGCCCCGCGGGTTTCCTCCGCCATATCGCTGGCAACCGCATCGGCTTCGCTGACTATCGCGGCAACAAGCAATATATCAGTACCGCCAATTTGAAGGGCAATGACCGCGTCTCGCTGTTTCTGATGGACTATCCGAACAAGGAGCGGCTGAAACTCGTCGGGCACGCGCACAGCGTCGAGCTTGCCGACGATCCTGCCGCGGTCACCGCACTGATGCCCGACGGTTATCGCGCGACCCCCGAGCGCGCTTTCTTCATCGATGTGATCGGCTGGGAATGGAATTGCTCGCAGCACATCACCCCGCGCTTCACCGAGGCCGAAATTTCCGCCGCGATCCGCCCGATGGCGGACGAACTCAACCAGCTGCGCGCCGAAATCGCCGCGCTTCGAGCAGAGAAGGATGCAAAATGA
- a CDS encoding Smr/MutS family protein, translating to MPRRLAPEESALWKKVAATVKPLPKAKAPLAPVAPPTVSPPKLTPRSTAAPAATPLPPAKLPPPRRTHQAATLDGHWDRRLRNGLVRPDLSIDLHGHTLASAQALLDEAIGRGLMRGARVLLVVAGRLRPGADRLPQMHGDPRPRGAIRASLPDWLAYSPYADQIVALRPAHISHGGAGAVYVILRRARED from the coding sequence GTGCCGCGCCGCCTTGCTCCCGAGGAAAGCGCGCTGTGGAAAAAGGTCGCAGCGACCGTAAAGCCGCTGCCCAAGGCGAAGGCGCCACTTGCGCCCGTCGCGCCGCCGACCGTTAGCCCACCCAAACTGACCCCGCGCAGCACCGCCGCGCCCGCCGCTACGCCGCTCCCGCCCGCAAAACTTCCGCCCCCACGCCGCACGCACCAAGCCGCAACCCTCGACGGCCATTGGGACCGCCGTCTGCGCAATGGGCTCGTCCGCCCCGATCTCAGCATCGACCTCCACGGTCATACGCTCGCCTCGGCGCAGGCCTTGCTCGACGAGGCGATCGGCCGCGGGCTGATGCGCGGCGCGCGCGTGTTGCTCGTGGTCGCGGGGCGCCTCCGCCCCGGTGCCGACCGGCTGCCGCAGATGCACGGCGATCCGCGCCCGCGCGGCGCGATCCGCGCCTCGCTCCCCGACTGGCTCGCTTACTCGCCCTACGCCGACCAGATCGTCGCGCTCCGCCCCGCGCATATCAGCCATGGCGGGGCAGGGGCGGTTTATGTGATACTGCGGCGCGCTCGAGAAGATTAG
- a CDS encoding murein transglycosylase A encodes MILSVGAPRARAFGFALLAVLPLLSGCASVIPDADSRPTTVTPAPSRPLGTPRPYIPRPSEGTGAAAQPIAATPRAALSAPAVPADATTAAASGVVAGPDVSTLGVTAEQATTALAAFRISCPSVQRRTDTSGLTQGADWAESCTAAKSWKDDDALAFFARYFGTVQVGTGTAFVTGYYEPEIAGSRTKQPGYDVPIYRRPADLVDVDLGQFADDLKGRKLRGRVDGSNFAPYYDRTAIESGALDGRGLEIAYAADAAEFFFLQVQGSGRLRLPGGGIMRIGYDTQNGRGYVGIGKLLLDRGELQRGQASMQGILDYLRADPVRGAAVMNENPSWVFFRELTGPGPLGALGVPVTGRASVAADPKYVPLGAPIFLSLDRAEPNGLWVAQDTGGAIKGANRFDSFWGAGDEARAIAGGMSGRGSALLLLPRASIVRLIPAP; translated from the coding sequence ATGATCCTGTCGGTGGGGGCGCCGCGCGCACGAGCATTCGGATTCGCGCTGCTCGCCGTCCTCCCGCTGCTTTCCGGTTGCGCTTCGGTCATCCCCGACGCGGATAGCCGCCCCACGACTGTTACTCCCGCGCCATCGCGCCCGCTCGGCACGCCGCGCCCCTATATCCCGCGTCCCTCCGAAGGCACTGGCGCCGCCGCTCAGCCAATAGCAGCCACCCCGCGCGCGGCGCTTTCCGCGCCGGCCGTCCCCGCCGATGCGACGACCGCTGCCGCCAGCGGCGTTGTAGCGGGCCCCGATGTATCGACCCTCGGCGTGACCGCCGAGCAGGCGACCACCGCGCTTGCCGCCTTCCGCATCAGCTGTCCGTCGGTCCAGCGCCGCACCGACACCAGCGGCCTGACGCAGGGCGCCGACTGGGCCGAAAGCTGCACCGCGGCGAAAAGCTGGAAGGATGACGACGCGCTCGCTTTCTTCGCGCGCTATTTCGGTACAGTGCAGGTCGGCACGGGGACCGCCTTCGTCACCGGCTATTACGAACCCGAAATCGCCGGATCGCGCACGAAGCAGCCCGGCTATGACGTGCCCATCTATCGCCGCCCCGCCGACCTAGTCGATGTCGACCTCGGCCAGTTCGCCGACGATCTGAAGGGCCGCAAGCTTCGCGGCCGCGTCGATGGCAGTAATTTTGCGCCTTATTACGACCGCACGGCGATCGAGAGCGGCGCGCTCGACGGGCGCGGTCTCGAAATCGCTTATGCCGCCGACGCCGCCGAATTCTTCTTCCTGCAGGTGCAGGGCTCGGGCCGCCTTCGCTTGCCGGGCGGCGGTATCATGCGCATCGGCTACGATACGCAGAACGGCCGCGGCTATGTCGGTATCGGCAAGCTTTTGCTCGACCGCGGCGAACTGCAGCGCGGACAGGCGTCGATGCAGGGCATCCTCGATTATCTCCGCGCCGACCCGGTGCGCGGCGCGGCGGTGATGAACGAGAATCCAAGCTGGGTCTTTTTCCGCGAACTCACCGGCCCTGGCCCGCTCGGCGCCCTGGGCGTGCCCGTGACCGGCCGCGCGAGCGTCGCCGCCGACCCCAAATATGTGCCGCTCGGTGCGCCTATCTTCCTCTCACTCGACCGCGCCGAACCCAATGGGCTGTGGGTGGCGCAGGACACCGGCGGCGCGATCAAGGGCGCGAACCGCTTCGACAGTTTCTGGGGCGCGGGCGACGAGGCGCGCGCGATCGCGGGTGGCATGTCGGGGCGCGGCTCGGCGCTGCTGCTGCTGCCGCGCGCCAGCATCGTGCGGCTGATCCCGGCGCCTTGA
- a CDS encoding LysR family transcriptional regulator produces the protein MDRLLTLEMFVAVASEGGFAAAARKLGSSPPAVTRGIAALEARLGTSLFHRSTRAVALTDAGAAFLEQARRILADLAGAERELRGAEAEPRGQLHLTAPVMFGRLHVLPVVGGLMAQHSELAVRMMLIDRNVRIVEEGIDIAVRIGPLADSGLKAVRIGWVRQMLVASPAYLARSGAPARVADLAGHDLIAAMGPRAVGEWQFASGRWRLDPRPRLVLNTVDGILAAAEAGLGIANLLSYQVIEAVDAGRLISLLANEQPPPLPVHLLFEPSRAGLPAVRLFIAAMKVRMRMAGLV, from the coding sequence ATGGACCGGTTGCTTACCCTCGAAATGTTCGTTGCCGTCGCAAGCGAGGGCGGTTTCGCCGCCGCCGCGCGCAAGCTCGGCAGCTCGCCGCCCGCGGTTACGCGCGGAATTGCGGCGCTCGAGGCGCGGCTGGGGACGAGCCTGTTCCATCGATCCACGCGCGCGGTCGCGCTGACCGATGCGGGCGCGGCGTTTCTGGAGCAGGCGCGGCGCATCCTCGCCGACCTGGCGGGCGCCGAACGCGAACTGCGCGGCGCCGAGGCCGAACCACGCGGGCAGCTGCACCTGACCGCGCCGGTGATGTTCGGGCGGCTGCACGTGCTACCCGTTGTCGGCGGGTTGATGGCGCAGCACAGCGAACTGGCGGTACGGATGATGCTGATCGACCGCAATGTGCGTATCGTCGAGGAAGGAATCGACATCGCGGTGCGTATCGGGCCGCTCGCCGATTCGGGGCTGAAGGCGGTGCGGATCGGCTGGGTGCGGCAGATGCTCGTCGCGAGCCCCGCCTATCTGGCACGAAGCGGGGCGCCCGCGCGCGTGGCGGACCTGGCGGGGCATGACCTGATCGCGGCGATGGGGCCCCGCGCGGTGGGCGAGTGGCAGTTCGCGTCGGGCCGGTGGCGTCTCGATCCGCGCCCGCGGCTGGTGCTCAATACCGTCGACGGGATTTTGGCGGCCGCCGAGGCAGGGCTGGGGATCGCCAATCTGCTGAGCTATCAGGTCATCGAGGCGGTCGATGCGGGGCGGCTGATTTCGCTTCTGGCTAACGAGCAGCCGCCACCGTTGCCGGTGCATTTGCTGTTCGAGCCGTCGCGTGCGGGATTGCCGGCGGTGCGGCTGTTCATTGCCGCGATGAAAGTCAGAATGCGGATGGCAGGGCTGGTCTGA
- a CDS encoding nuclear transport factor 2 family protein, producing the protein MARPPLPPFDHDSALLKVRLAEDGWNSRDPERVALAYTPDSIWRNRSTFVTGRAAIVDFLTAKWQREHDYRLVKGLWAFTGNRIAVRFAYEWHDDDGQWWRSYGNENWEFAHDGEMQRRIASINDVAITAGDRLLHWPRDGAGDRRPDDHPGLEELGL; encoded by the coding sequence ATGGCCCGTCCCCCGCTCCCGCCCTTCGATCATGACAGCGCGCTGCTCAAAGTCCGCCTTGCCGAGGATGGCTGGAACAGCCGCGACCCCGAACGCGTCGCGCTCGCCTATACGCCGGACAGCATCTGGCGGAATCGCTCGACCTTCGTCACCGGCCGCGCCGCGATCGTCGACTTCCTGACCGCCAAATGGCAGCGCGAGCACGACTATAGGCTCGTCAAGGGGCTATGGGCCTTCACCGGCAATCGCATCGCGGTACGTTTCGCCTATGAATGGCACGATGACGATGGCCAGTGGTGGCGCTCCTATGGCAATGAGAATTGGGAGTTCGCGCACGACGGCGAGATGCAGCGGCGGATCGCCAGCATCAACGACGTCGCGATCACCGCCGGCGACCGCTTGCTGCACTGGCCACGCGACGGCGCAGGAGACCGCCGCCCCGACGATCATCCGGGGCTCGAAGAACTGGGCCTGTAA
- the dxs gene encoding 1-deoxy-D-xylulose-5-phosphate synthase, protein MTDRPHTPLLDTVDVPADLRKLKPEDLRQFADELRAEMISAVGTTGGHLGSGLGVVELTTALHYVFDTPRDKIVWDVGHQCYPHKIITGRRDRIRTLRTGGGLSGFTKRSESEYDPFGAAHSSTSISAALGFAIANKLKDQPGRAIAVIGDGSMSAGMAYEAMNNAAAAGNRLIVILNDNDMSIAPPVGGLSAYLAKLVSSRPFVELREIARRFARKLPEPLHKAAKKTDEFARGMAMGGTLFEELGFYYVGPIDGHNLEHLIPVLENVRDSDHGPVLIHAVTVKGKGYAPAEAAADKYHGVQKFDVITGEQAKAPPGPPQYQNVFGETLAKLADTDPRIVAITAAMPSGTGVDKFAKAHPTRTFDVGIAEQHAVTFAAGLAAQGMRPFAAIYSTFLQRAYDQVVHDVAIQNLPVRFAIDRAGLVGADGSTHAGSFDVTYLATLPNMVVMAAADEAELVHMTYTAAEYDDGPIAFRYPRGNGTGVALPTVPEKLPIGKGRVVRSGKTVAILSLGTRLAEALKAADTLEARGLSTSVIDLRFAKPLDEELIRKTLAAHEVCVTIEENSVGGLGAHVLTLASDEGLIDAGLKLRTMRLPDVFQDQDKPELQYDQAGLNAPQIVDTVLKALRHNSAGVEEAGARA, encoded by the coding sequence ATGACTGATCGTCCGCATACGCCGCTGCTCGACACGGTGGATGTCCCCGCCGACCTCCGCAAGCTGAAGCCCGAAGACCTCCGCCAGTTCGCCGACGAGCTGCGCGCCGAGATGATTTCGGCCGTCGGCACAACCGGCGGGCACCTCGGCTCGGGGCTGGGCGTCGTCGAGCTCACGACCGCACTCCATTATGTATTCGACACGCCGCGCGACAAGATCGTGTGGGACGTCGGGCACCAATGCTATCCGCACAAGATTATTACGGGACGCCGCGACCGGATCCGGACGCTGCGGACCGGCGGCGGGCTGTCGGGCTTCACCAAGCGCAGCGAGAGCGAATATGATCCGTTCGGCGCGGCGCACTCGTCGACCTCGATCAGTGCGGCGCTGGGCTTTGCGATTGCCAACAAGCTGAAGGACCAGCCCGGCCGCGCGATCGCGGTGATCGGCGACGGCTCGATGTCGGCGGGCATGGCCTATGAAGCGATGAACAATGCCGCCGCGGCGGGCAACCGGCTGATCGTCATCCTCAACGACAACGACATGTCGATCGCGCCGCCCGTCGGCGGGCTTTCGGCCTATCTCGCCAAGCTGGTTTCGTCGCGGCCGTTCGTCGAACTGCGCGAGATCGCGCGGCGCTTTGCGCGCAAGCTGCCCGAGCCGCTGCACAAGGCGGCGAAAAAGACCGACGAGTTCGCGCGCGGCATGGCGATGGGCGGGACTTTGTTCGAGGAACTCGGTTTCTACTATGTCGGGCCGATCGATGGGCATAATCTCGAGCATCTGATCCCCGTGCTGGAGAATGTGCGCGACAGCGACCATGGTCCGGTGCTGATCCATGCGGTGACGGTGAAGGGCAAGGGCTATGCGCCCGCTGAAGCCGCCGCCGACAAATATCATGGCGTCCAGAAATTCGACGTCATCACCGGCGAGCAGGCAAAGGCGCCGCCCGGACCGCCGCAGTATCAGAATGTTTTCGGTGAAACGCTGGCCAAGCTCGCCGACACCGATCCGCGCATCGTCGCGATCACCGCCGCGATGCCGTCGGGGACGGGCGTCGACAAATTCGCCAAGGCGCACCCGACGCGGACGTTCGACGTCGGCATTGCCGAGCAGCATGCGGTGACGTTCGCGGCGGGGCTCGCGGCGCAGGGGATGCGGCCGTTCGCGGCGATCTATTCGACCTTCCTGCAGCGCGCCTACGACCAAGTCGTGCATGACGTCGCGATCCAGAATCTGCCGGTGCGTTTCGCGATCGACCGCGCGGGGCTCGTCGGCGCCGACGGGTCAACGCATGCGGGGTCGTTCGATGTCACCTATCTCGCGACCTTGCCCAATATGGTGGTGATGGCAGCGGCGGACGAGGCCGAGCTGGTCCATATGACTTATACCGCGGCCGAATATGATGACGGTCCGATCGCCTTCCGCTATCCGCGCGGTAACGGTACCGGGGTCGCGCTGCCCACGGTTCCCGAGAAGCTGCCGATCGGCAAGGGGCGCGTCGTGCGCAGCGGCAAGACGGTGGCGATCCTGTCGCTCGGCACGCGTTTGGCCGAGGCGCTGAAGGCGGCCGATACGCTGGAAGCGCGCGGGCTGTCGACCAGCGTGATCGACCTGCGCTTTGCCAAGCCGCTCGACGAGGAACTGATCCGCAAGACCCTCGCCGCCCATGAGGTCTGCGTGACGATCGAGGAGAATAGCGTTGGCGGGCTCGGCGCGCATGTGCTGACGCTCGCGAGCGACGAGGGGTTGATCGATGCCGGGCTCAAGCTGCGCACGATGCGCCTGCCCGATGTCTTCCAGGATCAGGACAAGCCCGAGCTGCAATATGACCAGGCTGGCCTCAATGCGCCGCAGATCGTCGACACGGTGCTGAAGGCGCTGCGGCATAACAGCGCGGGCGTCGAGGAAGCGGGCGCGAGGGCCTGA
- the lspA gene encoding signal peptidase II, translating into MSRTRSPYLRFGLIFAAVAFILDQITKWVVTVPLSLEPKGMIEITSFFNLTWAENCGISLSMFASCTDTTRWTLVAVTGIVAAAVAIWMTREQAKGDVIALAMILGGALGNIVDRVRFGYVVDFADLHIGDFRPFMIFNVADACITLGVLLLVARALLLGEKAESAGAKPSAD; encoded by the coding sequence ATGAGCAGAACCCGGTCCCCCTATCTGCGCTTCGGCCTGATTTTCGCAGCCGTCGCCTTCATCCTCGACCAGATCACCAAATGGGTCGTCACCGTTCCGCTGTCGCTGGAACCCAAGGGGATGATCGAGATCACGAGCTTCTTCAACCTGACCTGGGCGGAGAATTGCGGGATTTCGCTGTCGATGTTCGCGAGCTGCACCGACACGACGCGCTGGACGCTCGTCGCGGTGACCGGGATCGTCGCTGCCGCGGTCGCGATCTGGATGACGCGCGAACAGGCGAAGGGCGATGTGATCGCGCTCGCGATGATCCTCGGCGGCGCGCTCGGCAATATCGTCGATCGCGTGCGCTTCGGCTATGTCGTCGACTTCGCCGACCTCCATATCGGCGATTTTCGCCCCTTCATGATCTTCAACGTCGCCGATGCGTGCATCACGCTCGGCGTGCTTTTGCTGGTTGCGCGCGCGCTGCTCTTGGGCGAAAAGGCCGAGAGCGCGGGCGCCAAGCCGTCCGCCGACTAA
- a CDS encoding cupin domain-containing protein, with protein sequence MPKLDLDAIPQTNSTGYPAPYSEPVQGRWYRRLAPATGLSDFAASHVVLKPGAWSSQRHWHDGEDEMLVMILGEAVLIEDDGRWPMRPGDIAVWPKGSTNGHHLVNESDADCVFVALGGGKKYDTGGGYSDIDMLFGPDGYFHKDGTPYPTTRIP encoded by the coding sequence ATGCCCAAGCTCGATCTCGATGCGATCCCGCAAACCAATTCCACCGGCTATCCGGCGCCCTACAGCGAGCCCGTACAGGGCCGCTGGTACCGCCGCCTCGCCCCCGCTACGGGGCTCAGCGATTTCGCGGCGAGCCACGTCGTGCTCAAACCCGGTGCCTGGTCGTCGCAGCGTCATTGGCACGATGGCGAGGACGAGATGCTGGTGATGATTTTGGGCGAGGCGGTGCTGATCGAGGACGACGGGCGCTGGCCGATGCGACCGGGCGACATCGCGGTGTGGCCGAAGGGCAGCACCAACGGCCATCACCTCGTCAACGAATCGGACGCCGACTGCGTTTTCGTCGCGCTCGGCGGCGGCAAGAAATATGACACCGGCGGCGGCTATTCGGACATCGACATGCTGTTCGGCCCCGACGGCTATTTCCACAAGGACGGCACGCCCTATCCGACGACGCGGATTCCCTGA
- a CDS encoding DMT family transporter produces the protein MTANNAPAFAAIMLLTGIGIPVLAALNAGLGLRLGHPMAASVILFSVALLIAIGGAIWTGSMGQVRLSAETPFHFHLGGVFVAFYVIAVTFIAPRFGVGNAIFFVLVGQLISAATIDHFGLFGAMRSAIDAKRIAGISLMIAGVYLARRTS, from the coding sequence ATGACCGCCAACAATGCGCCGGCCTTTGCCGCGATCATGCTGCTCACGGGCATCGGCATCCCGGTCCTCGCCGCACTCAATGCCGGGCTCGGGCTCCGGCTCGGCCACCCGATGGCGGCTTCGGTGATCCTGTTCAGCGTCGCATTGCTAATCGCCATTGGCGGTGCGATCTGGACCGGGTCGATGGGGCAGGTGCGCCTGTCAGCCGAGACGCCTTTCCACTTTCACCTCGGCGGCGTCTTCGTTGCTTTCTATGTCATCGCAGTGACCTTTATCGCGCCGCGCTTCGGGGTCGGCAATGCGATCTTCTTCGTGCTCGTCGGCCAGTTGATCAGCGCCGCGACGATCGACCATTTCGGCCTGTTCGGCGCGATGCGATCGGCGATCGACGCCAAACGCATCGCGGGGATCTCGCTGATGATCGCCGGTGTGTACCTCGCGCGGCGAACAAGCTGA
- the dapE gene encoding succinyl-diaminopimelate desuccinylase, whose translation MSITVDPVELAKALIAAPSVTPAMGAVFDALEAALTPLGFTVERFIDGIEPDGPVENLLAVRTGKGPKHFGFAGHLDVVPPGVGWTGDAFAPEIRGDLLYGRGAVDMKGSIAAFVAAAAATPAEAGTISLIITGDEEGPAIFGTRALMEHMDARGVKPDMIVVGEPTSVNRLGDMVKIGRRGSVNIWIDVPGTQGHVAYPHLADNPIPKLVRIMAAIDAVALDEGNNWFQPSNIEFTDVEVGNGATNVIPASARARLSIRFNDQQKGADLVAMIERIAHEVEPNAKVLGKISGEAFLTPPGDLSGLVAEAIHAETDITPEMSTTGGTSDARFLHALCPVVEFGLTNATMHKLDEAVAVEDLHTLTAIYRGILMRVFL comes from the coding sequence ATGAGCATCACCGTCGATCCCGTAGAGTTGGCCAAGGCGTTGATCGCCGCGCCGAGCGTCACCCCCGCCATGGGCGCCGTGTTCGACGCGCTGGAGGCGGCGCTGACGCCGCTCGGCTTCACCGTCGAGCGCTTTATCGACGGGATCGAGCCCGACGGGCCGGTCGAGAATCTGCTCGCGGTGCGGACGGGCAAGGGGCCGAAACATTTTGGCTTTGCGGGGCATCTCGACGTCGTGCCGCCGGGGGTGGGCTGGACCGGCGACGCCTTTGCCCCCGAAATCCGCGGCGATTTGCTCTATGGGCGCGGCGCGGTCGACATGAAGGGGTCGATCGCTGCCTTTGTCGCGGCGGCGGCGGCGACGCCGGCCGAGGCGGGGACGATCAGCCTGATCATCACCGGCGACGAGGAAGGCCCCGCAATCTTCGGCACGCGGGCGTTGATGGAACATATGGACGCGCGCGGGGTGAAGCCCGACATGATCGTCGTCGGCGAACCGACTTCGGTGAACCGGCTCGGCGACATGGTGAAGATCGGGCGGCGCGGGTCGGTCAATATCTGGATCGACGTTCCGGGGACGCAGGGGCATGTCGCTTACCCGCACCTTGCCGACAATCCGATCCCCAAGCTGGTGCGAATCATGGCGGCGATCGACGCGGTGGCGCTCGACGAGGGCAATAACTGGTTCCAGCCATCGAACATCGAATTCACCGATGTCGAGGTCGGCAATGGCGCGACCAATGTCATCCCGGCGTCGGCGCGCGCGCGGCTGTCGATCCGCTTCAACGACCAGCAGAAGGGCGCCGATCTCGTCGCAATGATCGAGCGGATCGCGCATGAGGTCGAACCGAACGCGAAAGTTCTGGGCAAGATTTCGGGCGAGGCGTTCCTCACCCCGCCGGGCGATTTGTCGGGGCTGGTCGCCGAAGCGATCCATGCCGAAACCGACATCACGCCCGAAATGTCGACGACGGGCGGGACCTCCGACGCACGCTTCCTGCACGCGCTTTGCCCGGTGGTCGAATTCGGGCTGACCAATGCGACGATGCACAAGCTCGACGAGGCGGTGGCGGTGGAGGATCTCCACACGCTGACCGCCATCTATCGCGGCATATTGATGCGCGTTTTCCTCTAG
- a CDS encoding DUF3035 domain-containing protein produces the protein MNRTTAILAASILATTLSACGSNSLFSRDRPDEMMVSRQAPLVVPPDFALTPPAPGTARPGGESTAEQTLRALFGGPSARSASETQVIGSADGARADPGIRSQIGSPDTQVVDKGLVVRDILAAPEGDGREASAAIPTA, from the coding sequence GTGAACCGGACCACCGCCATCCTGGCCGCCTCGATTCTTGCCACGACACTGTCGGCCTGCGGGTCGAACAGCCTGTTCAGCCGCGACCGTCCCGACGAAATGATGGTGTCGCGTCAGGCACCGCTCGTCGTGCCGCCCGATTTCGCGCTGACCCCGCCCGCACCCGGCACCGCACGCCCCGGCGGCGAATCGACCGCCGAACAGACGCTCCGCGCGCTCTTCGGCGGCCCGTCGGCGCGCAGCGCGAGCGAAACGCAGGTCATCGGCAGCGCCGACGGCGCGCGCGCCGACCCGGGCATCCGCAGCCAGATCGGCAGCCCCGACACGCAGGTCGTCGACAAGGGCCTCGTCGTCCGCGACATCCTCGCCGCCCCCGAAGGCGACGGCCGCGAAGCATCGGCGGCGATCCCGACCGCCTAA